From one Basilea psittacipulmonis DSM 24701 genomic stretch:
- a CDS encoding thioredoxin family protein has product MYIIDSEKSFQSFVDDIKAHEDKLVVVCFCAAWCRTCAKYEEDFSALSQEFKDVIFAWIDIEVFGDEILGDEEIENFPTILLQHQGKNAFFGTMLPMISQLSRLIQSTTLPVTHPKEGPADLVKLLQS; this is encoded by the coding sequence ATGTATATCATCGATTCAGAAAAAAGTTTTCAGTCTTTTGTTGACGATATTAAAGCTCATGAAGATAAGTTGGTCGTGGTGTGTTTTTGTGCGGCTTGGTGTCGTACTTGTGCCAAATACGAAGAAGATTTTTCTGCATTGAGTCAAGAATTCAAAGACGTGATTTTTGCTTGGATAGACATAGAGGTGTTTGGCGATGAGATTTTAGGCGATGAAGAGATAGAAAACTTCCCCACTATTTTGCTTCAACATCAAGGCAAAAATGCTTTTTTTGGTACGATGCTCCCCATGATTTCCCAGCTATCTCGTTTAATTCAAAGCACCACATTACCTGTTACCCACCCCAAAGAGGGGCCCGCTGATCTGGTGAAATTGTTACAAAGTTGA
- a CDS encoding peptidylprolyl isomerase: MKKLLLGLMIAAVAPVATAADSVQIPEPKPSDSIVTINGKNVLSVADLRTMIQNVVSRGATYSPELEYSLVNGFVNNDVLYQAALKQGLDKISSNREAIAQAQEQAKQNVLITIFYNDWVQRNTPTDSELRNEYNNEVAILKKMNEYQLRNIVYADEASAKKAINLLRRKRTTFEKEALSSLDRSAAADGGLVTWRPADQYIPVIREAIEKAKAGELILHPIKTDLGWHVVRIDGIRPVSILDFNQAKPSLTAKILAKKWDAYLSSLRQAQKISFPVYEERQKALERK, encoded by the coding sequence ATGAAAAAGCTATTATTGGGACTAATGATAGCGGCGGTGGCTCCAGTAGCCACTGCTGCTGATTCTGTACAAATTCCAGAACCTAAGCCGAGTGATTCTATTGTTACGATAAACGGTAAAAATGTTTTGTCTGTGGCAGATTTGAGAACGATGATCCAAAACGTCGTCTCAAGAGGTGCGACTTATTCGCCAGAACTAGAGTATTCTTTAGTGAATGGCTTCGTTAATAATGATGTTTTGTACCAAGCTGCATTAAAACAAGGCTTAGATAAAATCTCTTCTAATCGTGAAGCGATTGCTCAAGCACAAGAACAGGCAAAACAAAACGTCTTAATCACTATTTTTTACAATGATTGGGTGCAGCGTAATACACCGACTGATAGTGAATTAAGAAATGAGTACAATAATGAAGTTGCTATTTTGAAAAAAATGAATGAATATCAGCTTCGTAATATTGTTTATGCAGATGAAGCAAGTGCCAAGAAAGCGATTAATTTACTAAGACGTAAACGTACAACGTTTGAAAAAGAAGCGTTAAGTTCTTTGGATAGAAGTGCTGCGGCTGATGGTGGCTTGGTAACATGGCGACCTGCTGACCAGTATATTCCTGTTATTCGAGAAGCAATCGAAAAAGCAAAAGCAGGAGAATTAATTCTACATCCGATTAAAACAGATTTAGGTTGGCACGTTGTCCGTATAGACGGTATTCGTCCTGTTTCTATTTTGGATTTTAATCAGGCAAAACCTAGCTTAACAGCGAAAATTTTAGCGAAAAAATGGGATGCTTATTTATCAAGTCTTCGTCAGGCCCAAAAAATCAGCTTCCCCGTTTATGAAGAGCGACAAAAAGCATTAGAAAGAAAGTAA
- a CDS encoding NUDIX hydrolase yields MLLYHPATQRKFCTECGHPLESFIPPLENRVRDVCQHCGAIHYSNPLTVVGTIPIWENKILLCKRAIEPRQGFWTLPAGFMENDESTQEGAIRETIEEAGANILSTQLFNVISCVSSNQIHFFYLAPLRDNHLNPGVETLEAQFFSIDNIPWNQLSFNTVITALKHYVNDNHHNVYHDII; encoded by the coding sequence ATGCTACTATACCATCCCGCTACACAAAGAAAATTTTGTACTGAATGTGGTCATCCGCTTGAATCATTCATACCGCCTTTGGAAAATAGAGTAAGAGATGTTTGTCAACATTGTGGAGCCATTCATTACAGCAATCCATTAACCGTTGTTGGCACGATCCCAATTTGGGAAAATAAAATTCTATTATGCAAACGAGCCATTGAACCACGACAAGGATTTTGGACCTTGCCTGCAGGATTTATGGAAAATGATGAAAGCACTCAAGAGGGGGCGATCCGTGAAACCATTGAAGAAGCGGGAGCAAACATCCTTTCAACCCAACTTTTTAATGTGATTAGCTGTGTCAGTAGCAACCAAATTCATTTTTTCTATCTAGCACCGTTACGTGATAATCACCTCAATCCAGGCGTTGAAACACTTGAAGCCCAATTTTTCTCCATAGACAATATTCCATGGAATCAGTTATCATTTAACACCGTTATCACCGCATTAAAGCATTACGTCAACGATAACCATCACAACGTTTATCACGATATTATTTAA
- a CDS encoding histone: MATNDKKKTATKTTVAKKAATAKKETATKKVETTAAKKTTAKKATAKATVAKKATTAKKAPAKATTAKKATTAKKATAKATTAKKATTAKKAPAKATTAKKATTAKKVTAKATTAKKATTAKKATAKATTAKKATTAKKAPAKATTAKKATTAKKAPAKATTAKKATTAKKTTAKATTAKKATTAKKATAKATTAKKTTAAKKAPAKATTAKKATTAKKAPAKATTAKKATTAKKAPAKATTAKKATAAKKAPAKATTAKKATTAKKAPAKATTAKKTTAKKAAEPKATATASNTTPAKKKRLASQ, encoded by the coding sequence ATGGCAACCAATGATAAAAAAAAGACAGCTACAAAAACCACTGTAGCTAAGAAAGCAGCTACCGCTAAGAAGGAAACTGCTACTAAGAAAGTTGAAACAACTGCGGCTAAGAAAACAACCGCTAAGAAAGCAACTGCTAAAGCGACTGTAGCGAAAAAAGCTACGACTGCTAAGAAAGCTCCAGCTAAAGCCACTACAGCGAAAAAAGCTACAACGGCTAAGAAAGCAACTGCTAAGGCGACTACTGCGAAAAAAGCTACAACCGCTAAGAAAGCACCTGCTAAAGCCACTACAGCGAAAAAAGCTACAACCGCTAAGAAAGTAACTGCTAAGGCGACTACTGCGAAAAAAGCTACAACTGCTAAGAAAGCAACTGCTAAAGCGACTACAGCGAAAAAAGCTACAACCGCTAAGAAAGCACCTGCTAAAGCGACTACAGCGAAAAAAGCTACAACCGCTAAGAAAGCACCTGCTAAAGCGACTACAGCGAAAAAAGCTACAACTGCTAAGAAAACAACTGCTAAAGCAACTACAGCGAAAAAAGCTACAACCGCTAAGAAAGCAACTGCTAAGGCGACTACAGCGAAGAAAACAACTGCTGCTAAGAAAGCTCCTGCTAAAGCGACTACTGCGAAAAAAGCTACAACCGCTAAGAAAGCTCCTGCTAAAGCGACTACAGCGAAGAAAGCTACAACCGCTAAGAAAGCTCCTGCTAAAGCGACTACTGCGAAAAAAGCCACAGCTGCTAAGAAAGCTCCTGCTAAAGCGACTACAGCGAAAAAAGCTACAACCGCTAAGAAAGCTCCTGCTAAAGCGACTACTGCGAAGAAAACAACAGCTAAAAAAGCTGCTGAACCTAAAGCAACGGCTACCGCTTCTAATACAACACCTGCAAAAAAAAAGCGCCTAGCAAGCCAGTAG
- a CDS encoding MFS transporter: MTIEQRLQSLPVGKFHYRLLGLVGLGWLFDAMDTGLISFVLSSIGKEWMLSSNELGWIISAGFVGMALGAVYGGKLADLYGRKTVFAWTLVIYSVMTGLCAVAPNFFILIICRVGVGIGLGAQLPVAVTLVSEYVPARVRGRFIVLLESFWALGWLLAALISYWFIPLFGWHMAFLIGALPVLYVWVVYRYLPESLLFLVRKGKWEQAREYLSKIEKELGIEVAVLEHTQTHTTSSADSVSWKTLWTGAYRKKTAMLWMIWFGIVFSYYGIFTWLPTLLVEKGFDIVKSFEYVLMMILAQLPGYFTAALCVEKWGRKITLATFVLGAAICAYFFGQSASNEEILAWGSLMSFFNLGAWGVLYTYTPELYPTDIRALGSGWAGAIGRIGGILAPLVVAMMVDVYLDYIFVMFAVVMILLVWIVGWMGEETKGKTLE; this comes from the coding sequence GTGACTATTGAACAAAGGCTCCAATCATTGCCTGTTGGCAAGTTCCATTATCGTTTGCTAGGATTGGTGGGTTTAGGTTGGTTATTTGATGCGATGGATACGGGATTAATTTCTTTCGTGTTATCGAGTATTGGCAAAGAATGGATGTTAAGTTCAAATGAGTTGGGATGGATTATTAGTGCAGGTTTTGTCGGTATGGCTTTGGGTGCTGTTTACGGCGGTAAGTTAGCGGATTTATATGGTCGCAAAACAGTCTTTGCATGGACGCTAGTGATTTACAGTGTGATGACAGGGTTATGTGCGGTGGCCCCTAATTTTTTTATCTTAATTATTTGTCGAGTAGGCGTGGGAATTGGCTTAGGAGCTCAACTTCCAGTGGCAGTAACATTAGTCAGTGAATATGTACCTGCACGTGTACGAGGTCGTTTTATTGTGTTGCTGGAAAGTTTTTGGGCATTAGGTTGGTTGTTGGCCGCACTGATTTCATACTGGTTTATTCCTTTGTTTGGCTGGCATATGGCTTTCTTAATAGGTGCTTTGCCAGTGTTATATGTGTGGGTGGTGTATCGATATTTGCCAGAATCATTATTGTTTTTGGTGAGAAAAGGAAAGTGGGAACAGGCCCGTGAATACTTATCTAAGATTGAAAAAGAATTGGGTATAGAGGTGGCTGTCTTAGAACATACTCAGACTCATACGACATCGAGTGCAGATTCGGTCAGCTGGAAAACCTTATGGACAGGGGCTTATCGAAAGAAAACAGCTATGTTATGGATGATTTGGTTTGGCATCGTGTTTTCATACTATGGCATTTTTACTTGGTTGCCGACCTTGTTGGTTGAAAAAGGTTTTGATATTGTCAAAAGTTTTGAGTATGTGTTAATGATGATTCTAGCTCAATTGCCAGGTTATTTTACCGCTGCATTATGCGTGGAAAAATGGGGTAGAAAAATAACATTAGCGACTTTTGTTTTAGGTGCCGCCATCTGTGCTTATTTCTTTGGTCAAAGTGCCAGTAATGAAGAAATCTTGGCATGGGGCAGTTTGATGTCATTTTTTAATTTGGGTGCGTGGGGCGTGTTATATACCTATACACCAGAGTTGTATCCCACAGACATTCGGGCATTGGGAAGTGGCTGGGCAGGTGCAATAGGACGGATAGGGGGTATTTTGGCTCCTTTAGTGGTGGCCATGATGGTGGATGTTTATTTGGATTATATTTTTGTCATGTTTGCAGTCGTGATGATACTATTAGTATGGATAGTGGGGTGGATGGGCGAAGAGACAAAAGGCAAAACCTTAGAATAA
- a CDS encoding competence/damage-inducible protein A: MNTNQKIGLYIIGDEILNGHRQDKHLSKVIEILAQHQLKLSWAYYLPDDMETLVSHFKRSFASQDIVFSCGGIGSTPDDKTRQAAAQALNLPLEGHPEAIQLITERIEYMAKQGKASPNLDAQDNYHRLQMGYFPKGSDIIPNAFNRIPGFYIRHHSFVPGFPEMAWDMIQWTLTHRYPHLARSTSCTFRLDCYEIPESNLTTMLMDIEQKWPSIRTSSLPSEVKKDQPYHTELSVTGPQDVALEAFTFMKDTLEKMGARFIVLT, translated from the coding sequence ATGAATACGAATCAAAAAATCGGTCTATACATTATTGGTGATGAAATTTTAAACGGACATCGCCAAGATAAACATTTAAGCAAAGTCATTGAAATTCTTGCACAACACCAACTCAAATTATCATGGGCCTACTATTTGCCAGATGATATGGAAACTTTGGTATCGCACTTTAAACGCAGTTTTGCAAGTCAAGACATCGTTTTTTCATGTGGCGGTATCGGTTCTACGCCCGACGACAAAACTCGACAAGCAGCGGCACAGGCTTTGAATCTTCCACTGGAGGGACATCCAGAAGCCATCCAGCTTATCACTGAACGTATTGAATACATGGCAAAACAAGGAAAAGCCAGTCCCAACCTTGATGCCCAAGACAATTACCATCGTTTACAAATGGGATATTTTCCAAAAGGATCTGACATTATTCCCAATGCATTTAATCGCATTCCAGGCTTTTATATTCGTCATCACAGCTTTGTACCTGGTTTTCCTGAAATGGCTTGGGATATGATCCAATGGACTTTAACGCATCGTTACCCTCACCTTGCCCGTTCTACCAGCTGCACTTTCCGTTTGGATTGCTATGAAATTCCTGAATCAAATCTCACCACCATGTTAATGGATATTGAACAGAAATGGCCTAGTATCCGCACTTCAAGCTTACCCAGCGAAGTCAAAAAAGATCAACCCTATCATACAGAATTAAGCGTCACGGGACCTCAAGATGTTGCACTGGAAGCCTTTACCTTTATGAAAGACACACTTGAGAAAATGGGTGCTCGATTCATTGTGTTGACCTAA
- a CDS encoding peptidylprolyl isomerase, translating to MKKILTVVLSGLILSTAHAATPEFNPDVLKGLKDNEPYITVNGKPAITVGAYREVLENASGGAPARADAISEELVNQIVDTELFYQAAMAAKFDQNPMYPSLIHAAVANAWTQEYASQIKPTEAEIKAFYEKEIVTPTKGQKEYQVRHILVKDEATAKKLIADLQKKRITFANAAKQSIDQGTAKTGGELGWNNPDGTFVPEFAEAVKNSPVGKINPKPVKTQFGYHVVEVEGVRDFQVPALDSVKSRIEQVLVQQKMREYLEELRQKAKVDVTQPKK from the coding sequence ATGAAAAAGATATTAACAGTTGTTTTATCAGGTCTTATTCTTAGCACTGCTCACGCAGCAACGCCAGAGTTTAATCCCGATGTTCTTAAAGGTCTGAAAGATAACGAACCATATATCACGGTAAACGGTAAACCAGCTATCACTGTTGGTGCTTACAGAGAAGTATTAGAAAATGCTTCAGGTGGTGCACCTGCTAGAGCTGATGCGATTTCAGAAGAGTTGGTGAATCAGATTGTTGACACAGAATTATTTTACCAAGCTGCGATGGCGGCGAAGTTTGACCAAAATCCTATGTATCCATCATTAATTCATGCTGCAGTAGCAAATGCATGGACACAGGAATATGCGTCTCAAATTAAACCGACAGAAGCTGAAATTAAAGCGTTCTACGAAAAAGAAATAGTAACACCGACTAAAGGCCAGAAAGAGTACCAAGTTCGCCACATTTTGGTAAAAGATGAAGCGACTGCGAAAAAATTAATCGCTGATTTACAGAAAAAACGTATTACTTTTGCTAATGCAGCGAAACAAAGTATCGATCAAGGTACCGCAAAAACAGGTGGTGAATTAGGTTGGAATAATCCTGATGGCACGTTTGTTCCTGAATTTGCTGAAGCTGTGAAAAATTCGCCAGTAGGTAAAATCAATCCTAAACCAGTGAAAACTCAGTTTGGTTATCATGTGGTTGAAGTTGAAGGTGTGCGTGATTTCCAAGTACCAGCTTTAGACAGCGTGAAATCTAGAATTGAACAAGTATTGGTTCAACAGAAGATGAGAGAGTATTTAGAAGAGTTGCGTCAAAAAGCAAAAGTTGATGTCACTCAGCCGAAAAAATAA
- a CDS encoding quinone-dependent dihydroorotate dehydrogenase, which produces MSLFNLYTAIRPLIFSLNPETAHHLALGSANLLANCTYFKNCIRQNCPDTPISLMGLTIKNPIGLAAGLDKNGEYINALALLGFGFIEVGTVTPKPQDGKPQPRLFRIPQAHALINRMGFNNQGLEKFIQNVKQSSFQKDGGILGLNIGKNASTPIEQAIDDYLIGLEGVYPYADYITINISSPNTANLRSLQTGHELVSLLTALTQKREELCDKLGYYKPIVVKIAPDLDNEAIKSIAELLQIHHIDGVIATNTTLDKSRVAQFTHGHEDGGLSGQPVFEKSNEVIRSLRETLGKDYPIIGVGGIMNAQQAVAKLQAGANAIQLYTGLIYQGPTLIKECALAIQKYLAQQTN; this is translated from the coding sequence ATGAGTCTCTTTAATTTATACACTGCTATTCGACCTTTAATTTTTTCATTAAACCCAGAAACCGCTCACCATCTAGCTTTGGGCTCAGCCAACTTATTAGCGAACTGTACTTATTTTAAAAATTGTATTCGACAAAATTGTCCCGACACCCCTATTTCACTCATGGGACTCACGATTAAAAATCCTATTGGTTTGGCTGCAGGGCTAGATAAAAATGGCGAATACATTAATGCACTGGCTCTTTTAGGGTTTGGGTTTATCGAGGTCGGCACGGTGACTCCTAAACCTCAAGATGGTAAGCCACAACCTCGTTTATTCAGAATTCCCCAAGCTCATGCCTTAATCAATCGTATGGGATTTAATAATCAAGGTTTAGAAAAATTTATACAGAACGTCAAGCAATCTTCTTTTCAAAAAGACGGCGGTATCTTAGGGCTGAACATAGGCAAAAATGCTAGCACCCCTATTGAACAAGCCATCGATGATTATCTCATTGGATTAGAGGGCGTTTACCCTTATGCCGACTATATTACCATTAATATTTCATCACCTAACACCGCCAATTTACGCAGTTTGCAAACGGGGCACGAACTTGTTTCCTTATTAACCGCCCTAACTCAAAAGCGTGAAGAACTATGCGATAAACTAGGTTATTACAAACCTATTGTTGTGAAAATTGCACCTGATTTAGATAATGAAGCGATTAAATCTATCGCCGAACTTTTACAGATTCATCACATTGACGGCGTGATTGCCACCAACACAACATTGGACAAAAGCCGTGTAGCCCAATTTACACATGGTCACGAAGACGGCGGTTTATCTGGCCAACCTGTTTTTGAAAAATCAAATGAAGTGATTCGTTCGCTCAGAGAAACACTTGGCAAAGACTACCCTATCATTGGTGTAGGCGGTATTATGAACGCTCAGCAAGCCGTTGCTAAGCTACAAGCAGGGGCGAATGCCATTCAACTTTACACAGGGCTTATTTATCAAGGTCCTACTTTAATCAAAGAGTGTGCATTAGCCATTCAAAAATACCTTGCTCAACAAACCAACTAG
- a CDS encoding BolA family protein, with the protein MIESETRIKLIQERLQPLEPQVLEIIDDSHLHRGHAGAKNGAGHYRVIVASKKLNNMTVLERQRTVYRLLEDLIPYPIHALSISAKPI; encoded by the coding sequence ATGATAGAGAGCGAAACCCGAATAAAACTCATCCAAGAACGTTTACAGCCATTGGAACCTCAAGTGTTAGAAATCATTGACGATTCTCATTTACACAGAGGGCACGCTGGAGCGAAGAATGGAGCAGGTCATTATCGAGTGATTGTCGCTTCTAAAAAGCTAAATAACATGACGGTATTAGAGCGACAAAGAACTGTCTATCGTCTTTTAGAAGATCTTATTCCTTATCCGATACATGCTTTATCGATTAGTGCGAAACCAATATAA
- a CDS encoding peptidylprolyl isomerase, with product MMKKILCSMGLLAVIATAQAADIKPTDTIVTVDKVNITVAQFQKALDDNIKAGAKNDAATQSAVLNDLISQQLLLSLAKKENLATRPDVATQLENAQTQILMRAVLNDYITKNPVTDEEVKKAYDQLAQQYKDVKQYSVRHVLLKTEKEANQLIKDLKRKRTNFDKAAKKSLDTANQNNGGNIGWHVPTDFAPNVAKVVTAAKKGELIATPVETPSGYHVIQVDNIRPFPMPSYEQLQGEIRTTLTRDKLNAYIDSLRKEANIKVNEALGK from the coding sequence ATGATGAAAAAAATATTATGTTCAATGGGGTTACTAGCCGTTATCGCTACAGCTCAAGCTGCTGATATTAAACCCACTGATACGATTGTAACGGTAGATAAGGTAAATATTACCGTTGCTCAGTTCCAAAAAGCTTTAGATGATAACATCAAGGCAGGTGCGAAAAACGACGCGGCTACTCAGTCAGCGGTATTAAATGATTTAATTTCTCAGCAACTCTTACTAAGTTTGGCTAAGAAAGAGAATTTAGCGACACGCCCTGATGTGGCTACTCAGCTAGAAAATGCCCAAACCCAAATCTTGATGAGAGCGGTTTTGAATGATTACATCACGAAAAATCCTGTTACAGATGAAGAAGTGAAAAAGGCATACGATCAGCTAGCACAACAATACAAAGATGTAAAACAGTATTCTGTTCGTCATGTATTGTTAAAAACTGAGAAAGAAGCGAATCAATTAATTAAAGATTTAAAACGTAAACGTACTAACTTTGATAAAGCAGCGAAGAAATCGTTAGATACGGCTAATCAGAATAATGGCGGTAATATCGGTTGGCATGTACCGACTGACTTTGCACCAAATGTGGCGAAAGTAGTGACTGCAGCTAAAAAAGGTGAATTGATTGCTACGCCAGTTGAAACACCATCTGGTTATCATGTGATCCAAGTGGATAATATTCGTCCATTCCCAATGCCATCATATGAACAGCTTCAAGGTGAAATTCGCACGACATTAACGCGTGATAAGCTAAATGCTTACATTGATAGCTTGCGTAAGGAAGCTAACATCAAAGTAAATGAGGCATTGGGCAAATAA
- the fumC gene encoding class II fumarate hydratase, producing the protein MSTRTEHDTMGEIQVDEKAYWGAQTQRSYQNFKIGGERMPHALIEAMALVKKAAAKTNTSLGRIKDEQAKLIIQAADDVLAGKLDDQFPLVVWQTGSGTQSNMNMNEVLANRANELAGTGRGAYQPVHPNDHVNHAQSTNDSFPTSIHVAAARQINSLLIPAVKALRDTLDAKAQAFKDIVKIGRTHLQDATPLTLGQEFSGYVSQLDHGLDRLQDALKNLYELPLGGTAVGTGLNSHPEYAVKAAAELSQLTGLPFVTAPNKFEALAGRDAAVYASGALKTLAASLNKIANDIRWLASGPRCGFGEITIPENEPGSSIMPGKVNPTQCEALTMVCCQVFGNDVTIGMAGASGNFELNVYMPVIAYNLLQSIRLLGDACNSFNEHCAVGIEPVREKIDYFLHHSLMLVTALNRHIGYENAAKVAKTAYKNNKSLKETAVELGLLTAEEFDQYVQPAEMVAPK; encoded by the coding sequence ATGAGTACACGTACAGAACACGATACGATGGGTGAAATCCAAGTTGATGAGAAGGCCTATTGGGGAGCACAAACACAGCGTAGTTATCAAAACTTTAAAATTGGTGGCGAACGTATGCCACACGCATTGATTGAAGCGATGGCTTTGGTTAAGAAAGCTGCTGCGAAAACAAATACGTCTTTAGGTCGTATTAAAGATGAACAAGCCAAACTAATTATTCAAGCCGCTGATGATGTATTGGCGGGTAAATTAGACGATCAATTCCCGCTTGTGGTATGGCAAACGGGTTCTGGTACTCAGTCTAATATGAATATGAATGAAGTATTGGCTAACCGTGCGAATGAATTGGCAGGTACTGGCCGTGGTGCTTACCAACCAGTTCATCCTAATGATCATGTGAATCATGCACAATCGACTAACGATTCATTCCCAACATCGATTCATGTGGCAGCCGCTCGTCAGATTAATAGTTTATTAATTCCTGCGGTGAAAGCATTACGTGATACCTTAGATGCCAAAGCTCAAGCCTTTAAAGACATTGTTAAAATTGGTCGTACGCACTTACAAGATGCGACACCATTAACTTTAGGACAAGAGTTCTCTGGTTATGTAAGTCAGTTGGATCATGGTTTAGATCGTCTTCAAGATGCTTTGAAAAACTTATATGAATTGCCACTAGGTGGTACCGCTGTGGGTACAGGTTTGAATAGTCACCCTGAATATGCGGTAAAAGCTGCTGCTGAACTAAGTCAGTTAACAGGCTTGCCTTTTGTTACGGCACCGAATAAATTTGAAGCGTTGGCAGGGCGTGATGCGGCAGTTTATGCTTCGGGTGCACTGAAAACATTGGCAGCCAGCTTGAATAAGATTGCTAATGATATTCGTTGGTTGGCGAGTGGTCCTCGTTGCGGTTTTGGAGAAATTACGATTCCAGAAAATGAGCCAGGTTCTTCTATCATGCCAGGTAAAGTTAATCCGACACAATGTGAAGCATTGACTATGGTGTGCTGCCAAGTATTTGGTAATGATGTGACGATTGGTATGGCTGGTGCTTCTGGTAATTTTGAATTGAACGTCTATATGCCTGTGATTGCTTATAATCTGTTACAGTCCATTCGTTTATTAGGCGATGCTTGCAATAGCTTTAATGAGCATTGTGCAGTAGGTATTGAGCCAGTTCGTGAGAAGATTGATTATTTCTTACATCATTCATTGATGTTGGTAACGGCATTGAACCGTCATATCGGTTATGAAAATGCCGCTAAAGTTGCAAAAACAGCTTATAAGAATAATAAATCTTTGAAAGAAACGGCAGTAGAGTTGGGCCTATTGACAGCAGAAGAGTTTGATCAATACGTTCAACCCGCAGAAATGGTGGCACCTAAGTAA